In Populus trichocarpa isolate Nisqually-1 chromosome 16, P.trichocarpa_v4.1, whole genome shotgun sequence, a genomic segment contains:
- the LOC7458930 gene encoding pentatricopeptide repeat-containing protein At2g35030, mitochondrial, with product MQLVFKISNTLSSSRKTNKLPLILCNLYHSSKISVPNRDCIRNSDIARSNWLITRLSREGNINDARQVFDKMHERDVVTWTAVISGYIKCGLIVDARRLFDRVDAIKDVVTWTAMLSGYVRLKRIEEAERLFEVMPVKNVVSWNTMIDGYGKNREVDKAIEVFERMHERNMVSWNAVIAALVQCGRVEEARRRFDEMPKRDVISWTTMVMGLARSGRVDEARKVFDRMPERNVVSWNAMVTGYAKNMRLDEAFDLFERMPERNLSSWNTMITGFIQNGELAWARKVFNEMPEKNVVSWTTMITGYVQEGESESALKVFVEMIKDGGARPNEGTFVNVLGACSDMAGLGEGQQVHLLISKSVYQDRTFVASALLNMYSKCGELSIARKIFDDVVISQRDLVLWNGMIAAYAHHGCGMEAIELFEDMQGLGFKPNDVSYVELLSACSHAGLVDEGLNYFDELGRDNSIQLREDHHACLVDLCGRAGRLKEAYDFIKQLGTKASSSIWGGLLAGCNAHGDLEIGQLAAKELEKEDPENAGTYLLLSNIYASGRKWREASRVRLKMKEKGLKKQPGCSWIEVGNRVHVFLARDKSHYQSNLIYSLVHDIHAEMKAEHVPNNDFVDERKIFHQLR from the coding sequence ATGCAATTAGTgtttaaaatatcaaacactTTGTCCTCTTcaagaaaaactaataaactACCCTTAATTCTATGTAACCTCTATCATTCAAGCAAAATTTCAGTACCTAATAGAGATTGCATTCGCAATTCTGACATAGCACGTTCCAATTGGCTAATCACTAGGCTAAGTAGAGAAGGGAATATCAATGACGCACGTCAAGTGTTTGACAAAATGCATGAACGAGATGTGGTGACATGGACAGCAGTGATTTCTGGGTATATAAAATGTGGATTGATTGTGGATGCAAGGAGGTTGTTTGATAGAGTTGATGCAATTAAAGATGTGGTCACTTGGACTGCGATGTTAAGCGGGTATGTGAGGTTGAAGAGGATTGAGGAAGCTGAGAGGTTGTTTGAGGTGATGCCAGTGAAGAATGTTGTTTCTTGGAATACAATGATTGATGGGTATGGAAAAAATAGGGAGGTAGATAAGGCTATTGAGGTGTTTGAGAGGATGCATGAGAGAAATATGGTTTCTTGGAATGCAGTGATTGCTGCGTTGGTTCAATGTGGAAGGGTAGAGGAGGCTAGGAGGAGGTTTGATGAAATGCCTAAAAGAGATGTGATTTCGTGGACTACGATGGTTATGGGGTTGGCGAGGTCTGGGAGAGTTGACGAGGCTAGAAAGGTTTTTGATAGGATGCCAGAGAGGAATGTTGTGTCATGGAATGCGATGGTTACTGGTTATGCCAAGAATATGAGGCTGGATGAGgcttttgatttgtttgagaGGATGCCTGAAAGGAATTTATCCTCGTGGAATACAATGATCACAGGGTTTATTCAGAATGGAGAGCTAGCATGGGCAAGGAAGGTGTTCAATGAGATGCCTGAAAAGAATGTTGTTTCCTGGACTACCATGATAACTGGGTATGTTCAAGAGGGAGAAAGTGAATCAGCATTGAAGGTCTTTGTGGAAATGATAAAGGATGGTGGAGCCAGGCCTAATGAGGGGACCTTTGTTAATGTTTTGGGAGCTTGCAGTGACATGGCTGGTCTTGGTGAAGGGCAGCAAGTTCATTTGTTGATCAGTAAAAGTGTTTATCAGGATAGGACATTTGTCGCATCTGCACTCTTGAATATGTACTCGAAATGCGGAGAGTTGAGTATTGCAAGGAAAATATTTGATGACGTAGTGATAAGCCAGAGGGATTTGGTTTTGTGGAATGGTATGATTGCAGCCTATGCACATCATGGATGTGGGATGGAGGCAATTGAATTGTTCGAGGACATgcagggtttagggtttaagcCTAATGATGTTAGCTATGTGGAATTGCTCAGTGCTTGCAGCCATGCTGGTTTGGTGGATGAGGGACTAAACTACTTCGACGAGCTTGGGAGAGACAATTCCATACAATTAAGAGAGGATCATCATGCATGTTTGGTGGATTTATGTGGCCGAGCAGGGAGGCTCAAGGAGGCTTATGATTTTATTAAGCAGCTAGGGACCAAGGCATCATCCTCTATTTGGGGCGGTCTACTTGCTGGATGTAATGCCCATGGGGATCTGGAAATAGGGCAGCTGGCTGCAAAAGAGCTCGAAAAGGAGGATCCCGAGAATGCAGGAACCTATTTGTTGTTGTCTAACATATATGCTTCTGGTAGGAAATGGAGAGAAGCCTCGAGAGTGaggttgaaaatgaaagaaaagggatTGAAGAAGCAACCTGGTTGCAGTTGGATTGAAGTTGGAAACAGGGTTCATGTGTTTTTAGCTCGTGACAAGTCTCATTATCAATCTAATCTTATTTATTCTTTAGTCCATGATATTCATGCAGAAATGAAGGCAGAGCATGTACCGAATAATGATTTTGTAGATGAGAGGAAGATTTTTCATCAACTCAGATAA
- the LOC7458931 gene encoding DNA-directed RNA polymerase V subunit 5A isoform X1, which translates to MEQNLLTERPNEEEGGAHQEKENGSFGMESLGRCLSSFVDEGSTESHRYYLSRRTVLEMLKDRGYSVPSSEIDISLQDFRGVYGQNPDIELLKFSATHKSDPSKRMLVIFCGLGVVKVGMIRLITVQITDRDSLTGLILVLQNNITNQAMKALDLFKFKIEIFQITDLLVNITKHILKPKHQVLSEQAKQRLLKKYSIEEKQLPRLLKKDAISRYYGLERGQVVKVTYDGDITGSHVTYRCVW; encoded by the exons ATGGAGCAAAATTTACTAACGGAGAGACCgaatgaagaagaaggaggagctcatcaagaaaaagaaaatgggagTTTTGGAATGGAGTCTCTGGGGAGGTGCTTGAGCAGCTTTGTTGATGAAGGTAGCACAGAGAGCCACAGATACTATCTTTCCAGAAGAACTGTGCTTGAGATGTTAAAAGATAGAGGCTATTCTGTTCCAAGTTCAGAGATTGACATTTCTTTGCAAGATTTTAGAGGCGTTTATGGTCAAAACCCTGATATTGAACTCCTCAAGTTTTCTGCCACCCATAAATCAGATCCTTCAAAAAGG ATGCTGGTGATTTTCTGTGGCCTTGGTGTGGTTAAAGTTGGCATGATTCGTCTCATTACGGTTCAGATTACTGACAGAGACAGTTTGACTGGTCTGATATTAGTCTTGCAAAACAACATAACTAATCAAGCTATGAAAGCTCTGGAtcttttcaaattcaagattGAAATATTCCAG ATAACTGACTTGCTTGTTAATATCACAAAGCATATATTAAAGCCAAAGCATCAGGTGCTAAGTGAGCAGGCAAAACAAAGGCTCTTGAAGAAGTACAGTATAGAAGAAAAGCAG CTTCCTCGACTGTtaaagaaagatgcaatttCACGATACTATGGCCTCGAGAGGGGACAGGTGGTGAAGGTCACCTATGATGGTGATATTACGGGGTCACATGTAACTTATCGCTGTGTCTGGTGA
- the LOC7458931 gene encoding DNA-directed RNA polymerases IV and V subunit 5B isoform X2, with protein sequence MEQNLLTERPNEEEGGAHQEKENGSFGMESLGRCLSSFVDEGSTESHRYYLSRRTVLEMLKDRGYSVPSSEIDISLQDFRGVYGQNPDIELLKFSATHKSDPSKRMLVIFCGLGVVKVGMIRLITVQITDRDSLTGLILVLQNNITNQAMKALDLFKFKIEIFQITDLLVNITKHILKPKHQVLSEQAKQRLLKKYSIEEKQWLMMQKLCFYYTVKA encoded by the exons ATGGAGCAAAATTTACTAACGGAGAGACCgaatgaagaagaaggaggagctcatcaagaaaaagaaaatgggagTTTTGGAATGGAGTCTCTGGGGAGGTGCTTGAGCAGCTTTGTTGATGAAGGTAGCACAGAGAGCCACAGATACTATCTTTCCAGAAGAACTGTGCTTGAGATGTTAAAAGATAGAGGCTATTCTGTTCCAAGTTCAGAGATTGACATTTCTTTGCAAGATTTTAGAGGCGTTTATGGTCAAAACCCTGATATTGAACTCCTCAAGTTTTCTGCCACCCATAAATCAGATCCTTCAAAAAGG ATGCTGGTGATTTTCTGTGGCCTTGGTGTGGTTAAAGTTGGCATGATTCGTCTCATTACGGTTCAGATTACTGACAGAGACAGTTTGACTGGTCTGATATTAGTCTTGCAAAACAACATAACTAATCAAGCTATGAAAGCTCTGGAtcttttcaaattcaagattGAAATATTCCAG ATAACTGACTTGCTTGTTAATATCACAAAGCATATATTAAAGCCAAAGCATCAGGTGCTAAGTGAGCAGGCAAAACAAAGGCTCTTGAAGAAGTACAGTATAGAAGAAAAGCAG TGGTTAATGATGCAAAAGTTGTGTTTTTACTACACAGTCAAGGCATGA
- the LOC7464111 gene encoding uncharacterized protein At5g39865, with translation MGCYASRPNTLLTENHHPEETLSYASPAKDKSMFSPQYSSQSVPRAFSFRTPLVHHPPSRKGDSHHLVSLTSSTYGSLVLVDPKKNTPKPFDQPQSPRKSTKKINKAQNNRDPCEPLSPDSVINTWELMDGLDEDDGLDFEINYSFKPRSSHSDRAIEFTSKASSLHHPGSDGCVKKLHASCDSVKFEVVAEKPVSLSKPLWKHFSEESLLSKMDPNVAASYTRALSSRQLGCHKESKDATPVDSSPMSCTLSSKHGNFLNDKKGKIVLYFTSLRGIRKTYEDCCAVRMIFRGFRVAVDERDISMDSTYKKELQSLLKGKPMSLPQVFFRGNHIGGMEEIRQLNEAGVLAKLLEGLPVLDPTLVCETCGDARFVPCPNCSGSKKVFDEEQEQLRRCPDCNENGLIRCPGCCS, from the coding sequence ATGGGCTGTTATGCTTCAAGACCAAATACCCTCCTCACAGAGAACCACCATCCTGAAGAAACCTTATCTTATGCTTCTCCTGCTAAAGATAAATCTATGTTTTCTCCACAATATTCTTCACAATCAGTCCCTAGAGCCTTCTCTTTTCGAACCCCATTGGTCCACCATCCACCTTCAAGGAAAGGTGACTCTCACCACCTCGTGTCTCTAACTTCCTCCACTTATGGCTCTCTTGTCCTCGTTGACCCCAAAAAGAACACCCCAAAACCCTTTGATCAGCCACAATCACCaagaaaatcaaccaaaaagataaataaagcaCAAAATAATCGAGACCCTTGTGAGCCTTTATCCCCTGATTCTGTCATTAACACTTGGGAGCTCATGGATGGTCTTGATGAGGATGATGGCCTTGATTTTGAAATCAATTACTCTTTTAAGCCAAGATCATCACATTCTGATCGTGCTATCGAGTTTACCTCCAAAGCCAGTTCTCTTCATCATCCGGGTTCTGATGGGTGTGTGAAAAAGCTACATGCTTCTTGTGATTCGGTGAAATTTGAAGTAGTTGCTGAAAAGCCAGTTTCATTGTCAAAGCCATTATGGAAGCACTTTTCTGAGGAATCATTGCTTTCAAAGATGGATCCTAATGTAGCAGCAAGTTATACGCGTGCATTGTCATCAAGGCAACTGGGGTGTCACAAAGAGTCCAAGGATGCAACACCAGTGGATTCTAGTCCCATGAGTTGTACTTTATCAAGTAAACATGGGAACTTTTTGAATGACAAAAAAGGCAAAATTGTTCTGTATTTTACAAGTTTGAGAggaataagaaaaacatatgaGGATTGCTGTGCGGTTAGAATGATATTCAGAGGTTTCAGAGTTGCAGTTGATGAAAGAGATATTTCAATGGATTCTACCTATAAAAAAGAGCTGCAAAGTTTGCTAAAAGGGAAACCGATGAGCCTtccacaagttttttttagaggaaATCATATTGGCGGGATGGAAGAAATCAGGCAGCTAAATGAAGCTGGTGTATTGGCAAAGCTGTTAGAAGGTCTTCCTGTTCTAGATCCCACGTTGGTTTGCGAGACTTGTGGGGATGCAAGGTTTGTGCCATGTCCAAATTGTAGTGGAAGTAAAAAAGTATTTGATGAAGAACAAGAGCAATTGAGAAGGTGCCCAGATTGCAATGAGAATGGTTTGATTCGTTGCCCTGGTTGCTGCTCATAG
- the LOC7464112 gene encoding mitochondrial fission 1 protein A produces MDVKIREVFESVGSFFTGDDHIPWCDRDIINGCEREIAEAAEGDSEELKRDSIMRLSWALVHSKQPEDVQRGIAMLEASLANSSSPLQQREKIYLLAVGYYRSGEYSRSRQLVDQCLEIAPDWRQALVLKKTLEDRIAKDGVIGIGITATAVGLIAGGIAAAFARKK; encoded by the exons atgGATGTGAAGATCAGAGAGGTCTTCGAGTCCGTCGGTTCCTTCTTCACCGGCGATGATCATATCCCATGGTGCGACCGTGACATCATTAAT GGCTGTGAGAGGGAGATTGCAGAAGCTGCTGAAGGTGACTCAGAGGAACTTAAAAGGGATAGCATTATGCGATTGTCATGGGCTCTTGTTCACTCTAAACAACCAGAAGACGTGCAACGTGGGATAGCTATGCTTGAAG CATCATTGGCAAATAGTAGCTCGCCTTTGCAACAGAGAGAGAAGATTTATCTTCTGGCTGTGGGATATTACAGAAGTGGTGAATATTCAAGGAGCAGGCAGCTGGTGGACCAATGTTTGGAG ATTGCACCTGATTGGAGGCAGGCTTTGGTCCTGAAGAAGACACTTGAAGATCGAATTGCCAAAG ATGGTGTTATTGGAATAGGCATCACTGCTACCGCTGTGGGACTGATAGCTGGTGGAATTGCTGCAGCATTCGCTCGCAAGAAATGA
- the LOC7464113 gene encoding organic cation/carnitine transporter 3, producing the protein MADSSPLLPPFLLAEPENSAVDEPQASLDSVVERVIGDFGWTQLVQSTLVLLSRFFDAQQTFISVYADSEPAWHCINNGMCNSSANICDLSKSSWAWNGHTYKTIISDWDLECASSFIKGLPASSFFLGCLLGGFVLGTLADTSLGRKNLLTLSCLIMSIASLMTIFSTNVWIYSAFRFLSGFGRAAIGATALVLATEKVGSKWRGQMGTIAGVSFALGLLSLPGIAYINRNFSWRTIYVWTSTPSILYCVLVHLLVLESPRWLFLQGRKEAAMAILKRLGPTSLNLCLPYISLEKEAPKTNLYSPIKILLVRKWALQRLLIVMLTGFGIGIVYYSMPLAVGNLGFNIYLSVAFNALAEIPSYIIFSFIVSKWSRKGSLLAFTTLGGICSIMCIMNWKEVVLIGLELVSYFSACTAFIMLMIYTLELFPTCVRNGASSMVRQAPVFGAVFSPILISAGRSNKVLSYGVFGLVILCSSVFVFCLPETRGVALSDTMDEQEEKEQLAM; encoded by the coding sequence ATGGCAGATTCCAGCCCTCTGTTGCCTCCATTCCTTCTGGCGGAGCCAGAAAATTCGGCTGTCGATGAACCTCAGGCGTCTCTTGATTCGGTTGTTGAAAGGGTAATAGGAGATTTTGGATGGACCCAATTAGTTCAATCCACTCTTGTATTGTTATCAAGGTTCTTTGATGCTCAGCAGACATTCATTAGTGTCTACGCAGACTCGGAACCGGCGTGGCACTGCATCAACAATGGCATGTGCAACTCAAGTGCTAACATATGTGACCTTTCCAAGTCTTCATGGGCCTGGAATGGACACACTTACAAGACAATCATATCGGATTGGGATCTTGAATGTGCAAGCTCCTTCATAAAAGGCCTGCCAGCGTCGTCTTTCTTTCTCGGTTGCTTGCTTGGTGGTTTCGTTCTAGGCACACTTGCTGACACTTCTCTTGGCAGAAAGAACTTGCTAACACTTTCTTGTCTAATAATGTCCATAGCTTCTCTCATGACCATTTTCTCCACTAATGTATGGATCTATTCTGCCTTCAGATTCTTAAGTGGATTTGGCCGTGCAGCAATTGGAGCAACTGCTCTTGTGTTAGCCACTGAAAAGGTAGGAAGCAAATGGCGTGGCCAAATGGGAACTATTGCTGGAGTCTCCTTTGCATTAGGGCTATTATCTTTGCCAGGTATAGCGTATATAAACAGAAATTTTTCATGGAGAACTATCTATGTATGGACATCAACTCCATCCATCTTGTATTGTGTACTAGTTCATCTTTTAGTACTCGAATCTCCCCGCTGGCTTTTCTTGCAAGGCCGCAAAGAAGCTGCTATGGCAATATTGAAAAGACTTGGTCCAACAAGCCTGAACTTGTGCTTACCCTACATTTCCCTCGAAAAGGAAGCACCAAAAACTAACCTCTACTCACCAATCAAGATTTTACTCGTGAGAAAATGGGCTCTTCAAAGGTTGTTAATTGTGATGCTAACAGGTTTTGGCATTGGAATTGTGTATTACAGCATGCCTTTAGCAGTGGGAAACCTGGGCTTCAACATCTACTTGAGTGTTGCATTCAATGCTTTAGCTGAAATACCATCATACATCATCTTTTCCTTTATCGTAAGCAAATGGAGCAGAAAGGGATCTCTTCTTGCATTCACTACATTAGGTGGCATTTGCAGCATAATGTGCATCATGAACTGGAAGGAAGTGGTGCTAATTGGACTGGAGCTGGTATCATACTTCAGTGCCTGTACAGCTTTTATTATGCTAATGATTTACACACTGGAATTGTTTCCAACGTGTGTCAGGAACGGAGCCTCGTCGATGGTAAGGCAAGCACCTGTATTTGGAGCTGTGTTTAGCCCAATTCTAATTTCTGCTGGGAGAAGTAACAAGGTCTTGTCATACGGGGTGTTTGGCTTGGTGATCTTGTGCTCtagtgtgtttgttttctgtttGCCAGAGACAAGAGGTGTGGCGCTTAGTGATACCATGgatgaacaagaagagaaagaacagcttgcaatgtaa
- the LOC18108905 gene encoding LOW QUALITY PROTEIN: uncharacterized protein LOC18108905 (The sequence of the model RefSeq protein was modified relative to this genomic sequence to represent the inferred CDS: deleted 2 bases in 1 codon; substituted 1 base at 1 genomic stop codon) yields the protein MAELFVNQAKQYAXTRPSYPQELFQFIASKTSSRDLVWDVGTGSGQAARSLAGIYKPVTGTDTSLKQLEFAPKLPNVSYHHTPSVMSMSGLEQTLSTQSSVDLVTVAQAMHWFDLHAFYQQVKWILKKPNGVIAAWCYTVPEVNDSVDSVLNPFYSIDSDPYWEPQLKLIDDKYMSIDFPFEPVEGADHTGPSKFVAEKLMNLDEYFTYLRSWSAYQTAKTKGVELLRDDMIESFKRAWNEDGHDEKVVKFPVYLRIGKVGNA from the exons ATGGCAGAGTTGTTCGTTAATCAAGCAAAACAATATGCATAGACAAGGCCAAGTTATCCTCAAGAACTGTTCCAATTCATTGCCTCAAAAACTTCCTCTCGTGACCTTGTATGGGATGTTGGCACAGGAAGTGGGCAGGCTGCTCGATCG CTAGCTGGGATATACAAGCCTGTAACAGGAACAGACACAAGCCTGAAACAACTGGAATTTGCACCAAAACTTCCCAATGTGAGCTACCACCATACGCCTTCAGTAATGTCAATGAGTGGACTTGAACAGACTCTGTCAACACAATCTAGTGTTGATCTAGTGACTGTTGCTCAAGCCATGCATTGGTTTGATCTCCATGCATTTTACCAACAAGTAAAATGGATACTCAAAAAACCTAATGGAGTCATTGCTGCTTGGTGCTACACAGTTCCTGAAGTCAATGACTCTGTAGACTCAGTCCTCAATCCATTTTACTCCATTGATTCTGATCCCTACTGGGAACCGCAGCTTAAATTGATCGACGACAAGTATATGAGCATTGATTTTCCCTTTGAGCCAGTTGAAGGAGCTGATCATACAGGACCATCCAAGTTTGTAGCAGAGAAACTGATGAATTTAGATGAGTATTTTACGTAC CTAAGGTCATGGTCTGCGTATCAAACGGCCAAGACAAAGGGTGTGGAGCTACTGAGGGATGATATGATTGAGAGTTTCAAGCGTGCTTGGAATGAAGATGGGCACGACGAAAAAGTCGTCAAGTTTCCTGTTTACCTGAGGATTGGCAAGGTGGGAAATGCATGA
- the LOC112323221 gene encoding uncharacterized protein LOC112323221 produces the protein MSETHLSEIRVDPLINKEEGIHNNQPQELKMDETLGNYSLKKNERSSWFSSIMTEVKDTKNNQPPGPKIPKVSNKLRNKNEKCYSPGMVSIGPYHYPDKNLREADHHNNLREADNNLTEADHHNNLKEAEILKFSMARQFIVDSGKSIELVYREVEEGIQTAREFYNKIDIIGYDDEQFTKMIFLDGCFILQFIHCVTHNYENLEMTDRQVAAVKRDLLLLENQIPFQVLKSLTSLRYEKDGTNHGMKHVNDFLFFHILNPKDQPLRTRKLLWSTVCLLLLFLPIALPFVLSRTFIGHNHDLVFLSMVPPFAMMQLCVLIPAWLLWLLLRKGRKASGYDSQWQPDEEPAHLLQLLYFLFVGPHNIKGKSSSRRCGHCLSYLATCLKKFIPRKYKTVVAQGRRGHYLYYSAKELKKVGIHFMSSQTIALMDVKFKSSYFHGTLKLPSITIDESTRSMLFNLVAFETSAALNPLRVTSYICFMDSLIDDADDVKELRSKGIIVNFHGPDQQVADLFNHMGRFLEPDTSVYNDVKREINEQCESIVKKWVAQWHQTYFQSPWAFIAVAAAAVGLALTATQTYYAMHPRDPPKTNSTECANAPT, from the coding sequence ATGTCTGAAACACATCTAAGTGAAATAAGGGTTGATCCATTGATCAACAAAGAGGAAGGGATTCATAACAACCAACCTCAAGAGCTGAAGATGGATGAAACACTAGGAAATTACTCATTGAAAAAGAATGAGCGTTCTTCGTGGTTTAGTTCCATAATGACAGAGGTCAAAGACACTAAAAACAATCAGCCACCCGGGCCAAAGATTCCAAAAGTTTCAAACAAACTTAGAAATAAAAACGAGAAATGCTACAGTCCTGGGATGGTCTCAATTGGGCCTTATCACTATCCGGATAAAAATCTCAGAGAAGCGGATCATCATAACAATCTCAGAGAAGCGGATAACAATCTCACAGAAGCGGATCATCATAACAATCTCAAAGAAGCGGAGATTCTAAAGTTTTCGATGGCTCGCCAATTCATCGTAGATAGTGGAAAAAGCATAGAACTCGTCTACAGAGAAGTAGAAGAGGGTATCCAAACCGCAAGAGAATTTTACAACAAGATCGACATAATAGGCTATGATGACGAGCAATTCACCAAGATGATTTTTCTTGATGGATGCTTTATTCTCCAATTCATCCACTGTGTGACtcataattatgaaaatttagAGATGACCGATCGGCAAGTTGCTGCTGTGAAGCGGGATTTGTTATTACTGGAGAACCAGATTCCTTTTCAAGTCCTGAAATCACTGACGAGTCTGAGGTACGAAAAAGATGGAACCAATCATGGAATGAAACATgtgaatgattttctttttttccatattcTCAACCCGAAAGATCAACCATTGCGGACTCGAAAATTACTTTGGTCTACCGTTTGTCTCCTGTTATTGTTTCTTCCAATTGCTCTTCCATTTGTTTTATCACGCACGTTTATCGGTCATAATCATGACCTGGTTTTCTTGAGCATGGTGCCACCATTTGCGATGATGCAATTATGTGTCTTGATACCAGCTTGGCTTTTGTGGTTACTACTAAGAAAGGGGAGGAAAGCCTCAGGATATGATTCGCAATGGCAGCCTGATGAAGAACCTGCCCATCTTCTTCAacttctatattttcttttcgtAGGTCCTCACAACATAAAAGGCAAGTCGTCTTCACGAAGATGCGGCCATTGCTTGTCTTATTTGGCCACATGTCTTAAGAAATTCATTCCTAGAAAGTACAAGACAGTTGTTGCTCAAGGAAGGCGTGGCCATTACCTGTATTATTCTGCCAAGGAACTTAAGAAGGTGGGAATCCATTTCATGTCTAGTCAGACTATTGCTTTGATGGATGTCAAGTTCAAGTCATCATATTTCCATGGAACATTGAAACTTCCTTCAATTACCATAGATGAGTCAACAAGGTCCATGCTCTTCAACCTAGTGGCCTTCGAAACATCTGCTGCACTCAATCCACTTCGGGTCACTTCTTACATATGTTTCATGGATTCGCTGATTGACGATGCCGATGACGTGAAAGAGCTGCGATCAAAGGGCATAATTGTTAATTTCCATGGACCCGACCAGCAGGTTGCGGATCTCTTCAACCATATGGGCCGTTTTCTTGAACCTGATACTAGTGTTTATAATGATGTTAAAAGAGAGATAAATGAGCAGTGTGAGAGCATCGTGAAGAAATGGGTAGCTCAGTGGCACCAAACTTATTTTCAGAGTCCTTGGGCCTTCATTGCAGTTGCTGCCGCCGCTGTTGGTTTGGCTCTTACCGCCACTCAGACGTACTATGCAATGCACCCACGTGACCCACCCAAGACGAATTCAACAGAATGTGCCAATGCACCCACGTGA